Proteins encoded together in one Desulfosporosinus meridiei DSM 13257 window:
- the hydA gene encoding dihydropyrimidinase produces the protein MGIVLNGGTIVTAADQYQADVRIEGERIVAIGCDIKQPGDQAIDVDGCFLFPGGIDPHTHFDLPMGDFSTSDDFFSGTKAAILGGTTTILDFATQFKGETLKEGLANWHIKAKDKSYVDYGFHMAITDWNEAIANEMKVLVEEDGVSSFKLYMAYKNSLQVDDQALLQALRQAGESGGLVCVHCENGDIVYDLVHEHLKQGKTTPKYHPLSRPPEVEEEATQRAITLAQIAGAPLYVVHLSCSGALQAVTNAKLKGLEIYAETCPQYLLLNDSYYNAEGFNGAKYVISPPLRPIQHQEILWSGLNTGVLDVVATDHCAFNYKGQKDKGLNDFSKIPNGAAGVETRMGLIYTHGVLSGKLSINDFVALTSTNAAKLFGLFPRKGTIAPGSDADIVVWDPRQSTVIKAEELHQQVDYTPYEGFKRSGQAIHVFLRGKQVVQDGQLKEDKPAGIYLSRKPFLKRKVG, from the coding sequence ATGGGTATAGTATTAAACGGTGGAACTATTGTTACGGCTGCAGACCAGTATCAAGCAGACGTCCGCATTGAAGGCGAGAGAATTGTGGCTATTGGCTGCGATATCAAGCAACCTGGTGACCAGGCAATAGATGTGGATGGCTGCTTTTTATTTCCGGGTGGAATTGACCCCCATACTCACTTCGACCTCCCCATGGGAGATTTTTCAACCTCAGACGATTTCTTTTCGGGTACTAAAGCAGCAATTTTAGGTGGAACAACAACCATTCTTGACTTTGCAACTCAGTTTAAAGGTGAAACTCTAAAAGAGGGACTGGCGAACTGGCACATAAAAGCGAAAGATAAGAGTTATGTAGACTATGGTTTTCATATGGCAATCACGGATTGGAATGAAGCCATTGCTAATGAAATGAAAGTGTTAGTTGAAGAAGACGGAGTATCGTCCTTCAAGCTTTACATGGCTTATAAGAACAGTTTGCAAGTGGATGATCAGGCACTTTTACAAGCTTTGCGTCAAGCAGGGGAATCCGGCGGGCTGGTTTGTGTACACTGTGAGAATGGTGATATAGTGTATGACTTAGTTCATGAACATCTAAAACAGGGAAAAACCACCCCCAAATATCATCCCTTATCCCGTCCTCCTGAAGTAGAAGAGGAGGCAACTCAAAGAGCCATTACCCTCGCTCAGATAGCAGGGGCACCTCTCTATGTTGTCCATTTATCCTGCAGCGGAGCTCTTCAAGCAGTGACCAATGCAAAACTAAAGGGACTGGAGATTTACGCAGAAACCTGTCCCCAATACCTCTTGTTAAATGACAGCTATTACAATGCTGAAGGATTTAACGGAGCCAAATATGTGATTTCACCGCCTTTGCGCCCAATTCAGCATCAGGAAATATTGTGGTCCGGCTTAAACACCGGAGTCTTAGATGTTGTTGCTACGGATCATTGCGCGTTTAATTATAAAGGACAAAAAGATAAAGGCCTTAATGATTTTAGCAAAATTCCCAATGGAGCTGCCGGGGTAGAAACCCGCATGGGATTAATATATACTCACGGCGTTTTGTCGGGAAAATTATCAATAAATGATTTCGTGGCTTTAACCTCTACAAATGCAGCTAAGCTGTTCGGATTGTTTCCCCGTAAAGGAACCATTGCTCCCGGAAGTGATGCTGATATAGTGGTATGGGACCCGCGCCAATCAACAGTCATAAAAGCTGAAGAGTTACATCAGCAGGTAGATTATACTCCTTACGAAGGTTTTAAGCGGTCCGGTCAAGCGATTCACGTATTCTTACGGGGTAAGCAGGTTGTTCAGGATGGTCAGTTAAAGGAGGATAAACCTGCGGGGATATACTTATCCCGAAAGCCATTCCTCAAGAGAAAGGTCGGGTAA